From one Candidatus Neomarinimicrobiota bacterium genomic stretch:
- a CDS encoding SAM-dependent DNA methyltransferase: MFEQTFKNIDDILFKDAGADSELDYIGQTSWIMFLRYLDMLEQDKQDEAELKGEEYSFILDDEYRWSNWAMPKTTEGLIDHHKDITGKDLVKFVDFKLFPYLSKFKESTDSSNTIEYKIGEIFNELKNKIQSGYNMRAIIELADNLEFHTTKDKHELSHLYETKIKNMG; this comes from the coding sequence ATGTTCGAACAAACCTTTAAAAATATAGACGACATCCTGTTTAAAGATGCAGGTGCTGATAGCGAATTAGACTATATCGGACAAACATCGTGGATTATGTTTCTTCGATACCTTGATATGTTAGAACAAGACAAACAAGATGAAGCAGAGCTCAAAGGCGAAGAATACTCATTTATTCTTGATGACGAATATCGCTGGAGTAATTGGGCAATGCCCAAAACGACTGAAGGTCTAATTGATCATCATAAAGATATTACAGGTAAAGACTTAGTAAAATTTGTTGACTTCAAACTCTTCCCTTACCTTTCTAAGTTTAAAGAGAGTACCGACAGCTCCAATACCATTGAATATAAGATTGGCGAAATTTTTAATGAGTTAAAGAATAAAATCCAAAGCGGATACAACATGCGGGCGATCATAGAACTTGCTGATAACCTTGAGTTTCACACAACAAAGGACAAACATGAACTCTCTCACCTGTATGAAACCAAAATCAAAAATATGGG
- a CDS encoding rhodanese-like domain-containing protein, translating to MNIRTPLGQVAFLLLFSCIVGFGSNLVRSDKIPWIAAALSTADSIDTAVESNSPVLVAISIEQAKKLFDDDVLFIDARDEGYYTLGHIDGAMKNAFLMELIFSIEERQNKAMPLVVYCGDPGCGDSEDLAYNLQDSGFTKLYVFKGGWVEWSAAGYPSGTGE from the coding sequence ATGAATATCCGAACACCACTGGGTCAAGTAGCTTTTCTTTTATTATTCTCATGTATCGTTGGGTTTGGCTCAAATTTAGTACGTTCCGATAAAATTCCATGGATTGCGGCAGCACTATCTACTGCCGATTCGATTGATACTGCAGTAGAATCGAATTCACCTGTTTTAGTTGCAATATCAATTGAACAAGCCAAAAAGCTATTTGATGATGATGTCCTTTTTATTGATGCCAGGGATGAAGGTTATTATACCCTCGGCCATATTGATGGTGCCATGAAAAATGCTTTTCTCATGGAATTAATATTCTCGATTGAAGAACGTCAGAATAAAGCAATGCCACTGGTTGTCTATTGTGGTGATCCCGGATGTGGTGATAGTGAAGATTTAGCATACAATCTCCAGGATTCAGGGTTTACGAAATTGTATGTATTTAAGGGTGGATGGGTAGAATGGTCTGCGGCAGGTTATCCGAGCGGGACTGGCGAATGA
- a CDS encoding DoxX family membrane protein: MTRYFKVQIVFFFRLILGIIFLYASWDKIAHPAEFAKAIGNYHAVPFGLENMIGLVLPWLELLVGFCLIAGIMVDGAAILCVIMNVVFIFAISQALARGISIDCGCFSVTTEGGDKIGLETILRDIVYLGMSLVILYRTERRLEFFPKSV, translated from the coding sequence ATGACGCGCTATTTTAAAGTTCAGATTGTATTCTTTTTTCGATTAATCCTAGGAATAATATTTCTTTATGCCAGTTGGGATAAAATTGCACATCCAGCTGAATTCGCTAAAGCGATTGGCAATTATCATGCTGTACCATTTGGTTTAGAAAATATGATTGGTTTGGTTTTACCGTGGTTAGAATTATTGGTGGGATTTTGTTTGATCGCAGGAATTATGGTAGATGGTGCAGCTATTTTATGTGTCATCATGAATGTCGTTTTTATATTTGCAATTTCCCAGGCTTTGGCGCGGGGTATCAGTATTGACTGCGGATGTTTCTCTGTTACGACAGAAGGTGGAGACAAAATTGGTTTAGAAACAATCCTTCGGGATATCGTTTATTTGGGTATGTCTCTAGTTATTCTATATAGAACGGAAAGAAGATTGGAATTCTTTCCAAAATCCGTTTGA